One part of the Raphanus sativus cultivar WK10039 chromosome 7, ASM80110v3, whole genome shotgun sequence genome encodes these proteins:
- the LOC130498045 gene encoding uncharacterized protein LOC130498045, translated as MRCDNYCPRCGETEESVTHAIFECPPALQVWLLSSTPMNADVFPAPSIYTNMDYLFWQKNGILEPEQDRDPYPWLIWYICKVRNDKFFREIDRDPLELVRYTESECQAWFNANKTIPPEVQKSNVKELQVISLGNICLLDGSWTSHAQFSECGWVWLDSGGNTQLIGSQNFSRRESAMHSEVGSTAMCDGEYASAFNKSELQNRLQRIDCYDQRTSCLVKFCYGTREDRDIAHMLPGVQDFLCSKSA; from the coding sequence ATGAGATGTGACAATTATTGCCCAAGATGTGGTGAAACAGAAGAGTCAGTAACACATGCGATTTTCGAATGTCCACCTGCTCTACAAGTTTGGTTACTTTCATCAACTCCAATGAATGCTGATGTTTTTCCAGCACCAAGTATCTACACGAATATGGACTACCTCTTCTGGCAAAAGAACGGTATACTTGAACCAGAGCAAGACAGAGATCCTTATCCCTGGCTAATTTGGTACATCTGCAAGGTTCGAAATGACAAATTCTTTAGGGAAATAGACAGAGATCCTCTGGAACTAGTTCGATATACTGAGAGTGAATGTCAAGCTTGGTTTAATGCCAATAAGACGATACCACCAGAGGTACAAAAGAGTAATGTAAAGGAACTCCAAGTCATAAGCTTGGGCAATATTTGCTTactggatggatcatggacatcTCATGCTCAATTTAGTGAGTGTGGATGGGTCTGGTTGGACAGTGGCGGAAATACGCAACTCATAGGATCACAGAACTTCTCCAGAAGAGAATCAGCTATGCACTCAGAAGTGGGAAGCACTGCGATGTgcgatggagaatatgcttcaGCATTCAACAAGTCAGAACTTCAGAACAGATTGCAAAGAATTGATTGCTATGATCAACGAACCTCATGCTTAGTCAAATTTTGCTACGGAACTAGAGAGGATAGAGACATTGCTCATATGCTTCCTGGAGTTCAAGATTTCTTATGTTCCAAGAGTGCGTAA
- the LOC108834719 gene encoding uncharacterized protein LOC108834719 isoform X1 yields the protein MKLSSVSESVKTNGAAAVPSAPVEPALQIGVSSGDVNSVKPKDETAASSGPVKPVVLTGVSSGDVNRCLFRELIWYKKGLVKWLEEEGGFSNSLSGGNFITNHWMTVEDSRKLLPAEIYPSWVVFSERQKLTWLNHHLTKIWPYVDEAASELIRASVELILEQYRSAVVASLTFSKLTLGTVAPQFTGVSIVEDDENGMTMELDMNWDGNPNIVLGIKTLETIEEVQRLAYVTFGGWFDNMSSIRRGNQVYQQLCASCHSMSFISYRDLVGVAYTEEETETMAAEIEVVDRPNDEGEMFTRPVKLSDRLPQPYSNESAARFANG from the exons ATGAAGTTATCCAGTGTATCTGAGTCAGTGAAAACGAACGGCGCTGCGGCGGTCCCCTCGGCTCCGGTCGAACCCGCACTCCAAATCGGTGTCTCTTCCGGCGATGTGAACTCGGTGAAACCAAAAGACGAGACAGCTGCCTCCTCCGGTCCGGTTAAACCAGTCGTCCTAACCGGTGTCTCCTCCGGTGATGTCAACCGGTGTCTCTTCCG GGAGTTGATTTGGTACAAAAAGGGATTGGTCAAATGGTTGGAGGAGGAGGGCGGTTTCTCCAACAGCCTTTCAGGAGGAAACTTCATTACAAACCACtg GATGACGGTGGAGGACTCAAGGAAGCTTCTGCCTGCTGAAATTTATCCTTCCTGGGTCGTTTTCTCCGAGCGTCAGA AGTTGACTTGGCTGAACCATCACTTGACAAAGATCTGGCCTTATGTTGATGAG GCAGCTTCGGAGCTTATAAGAGCATCCGTGGAGCTGATTCTCGAGCAATATAGATCTGCCGTTGTGGCCTCCTTGACATTTTCTAAGCTTACTCTCGGTACCGTGGCACCCCAATTTAcag GTGTTTCCATTGTCGAAGATGATGAAAATGGGATGACCATGGAACTTGATATGAATTGGGACGGAAATCCTAATATAGTACTTGGCATCAAGACCTTA GAGACAATTGAGGAAGTTCAAAGACTGGCTTATGTAACTTTCGGTGGTTGGTTTGATAATATGAGCAGTATCCGTCGTGGTAACCAGGTTTATCAGCAACTTTGTGCCTCTTGCCACTCCATGTCTTTCATCTCATACCGTGATTTGGTGGGTGTTGCTTACACAGAGGAAGAGACAGAGACAATGGCTGCTGAGATCGAGGTTGTTGATAGACCAAATGATGAAGGTGAGATGTTCACCCGACCTGTTAAACTCAGTGACCGCCTTCCTCAACCATACTCCAATGAGTCAGCCGCAAGGTTCGCCAATGGATGA
- the LOC108834719 gene encoding uncharacterized protein LOC108834719 isoform X3, with translation MKLSSVSESVKTNGAAAVPSAPVEPALQIGVSSGDVNSVKPKDETAASSGPVKPVVLTGVSSGDVNRCLFRELIWYKKGLVKWLEEEGGFSNSLSGGNFITNHWMTVEDSRKLLPAEIYPSWVVFSERQKLTWLNHHLTKIWPYVDEAASELIRASVELILEQYRSAVVASLTFSKLTLGTVAPQFTGVSIVEDDENGMTMELDMNWDGNPNIVLGIKTLETIEEVQRLAYVTFGGWFDNMSSIRREEETETMAAEIEVVDRPNDEGEMFTRPVKLSDRLPQPYSNESAARFANG, from the exons ATGAAGTTATCCAGTGTATCTGAGTCAGTGAAAACGAACGGCGCTGCGGCGGTCCCCTCGGCTCCGGTCGAACCCGCACTCCAAATCGGTGTCTCTTCCGGCGATGTGAACTCGGTGAAACCAAAAGACGAGACAGCTGCCTCCTCCGGTCCGGTTAAACCAGTCGTCCTAACCGGTGTCTCCTCCGGTGATGTCAACCGGTGTCTCTTCCG GGAGTTGATTTGGTACAAAAAGGGATTGGTCAAATGGTTGGAGGAGGAGGGCGGTTTCTCCAACAGCCTTTCAGGAGGAAACTTCATTACAAACCACtg GATGACGGTGGAGGACTCAAGGAAGCTTCTGCCTGCTGAAATTTATCCTTCCTGGGTCGTTTTCTCCGAGCGTCAGA AGTTGACTTGGCTGAACCATCACTTGACAAAGATCTGGCCTTATGTTGATGAG GCAGCTTCGGAGCTTATAAGAGCATCCGTGGAGCTGATTCTCGAGCAATATAGATCTGCCGTTGTGGCCTCCTTGACATTTTCTAAGCTTACTCTCGGTACCGTGGCACCCCAATTTAcag GTGTTTCCATTGTCGAAGATGATGAAAATGGGATGACCATGGAACTTGATATGAATTGGGACGGAAATCCTAATATAGTACTTGGCATCAAGACCTTA GAGACAATTGAGGAAGTTCAAAGACTGGCTTATGTAACTTTCGGTGGTTGGTTTGATAATATGAGCAGTATCCGTCGTG AGGAAGAGACAGAGACAATGGCTGCTGAGATCGAGGTTGTTGATAGACCAAATGATGAAGGTGAGATGTTCACCCGACCTGTTAAACTCAGTGACCGCCTTCCTCAACCATACTCCAATGAGTCAGCCGCAAGGTTCGCCAATGGATGA
- the LOC108834719 gene encoding uncharacterized protein LOC108834719 isoform X2, whose protein sequence is MKLSSVSESVKTNGAAAVPSAPVEPALQIGVSSGDVNSVKPKDETAASSGPVKPVVLTGVSSGDVNRCLFRELIWYKKGLVKWLEEEGGFSNSLSGGNFITNHWMTVEDSRKLLPAEIYPSWVVFSERQKLTWLNHHLTKIWPYVDEAASELIRASVELILEQYRSAVVASLTFSKLTLGTVAPQFTGVSIVEDDENGMTMELDMNWDGNPNIVLGIKTLETIEEVQRLAYVTFGGWFDNMSSIRRGNQRKRQRQWLLRSRLLIDQMMKVRCSPDLLNSVTAFLNHTPMSQPQGSPMDERIHLT, encoded by the exons ATGAAGTTATCCAGTGTATCTGAGTCAGTGAAAACGAACGGCGCTGCGGCGGTCCCCTCGGCTCCGGTCGAACCCGCACTCCAAATCGGTGTCTCTTCCGGCGATGTGAACTCGGTGAAACCAAAAGACGAGACAGCTGCCTCCTCCGGTCCGGTTAAACCAGTCGTCCTAACCGGTGTCTCCTCCGGTGATGTCAACCGGTGTCTCTTCCG GGAGTTGATTTGGTACAAAAAGGGATTGGTCAAATGGTTGGAGGAGGAGGGCGGTTTCTCCAACAGCCTTTCAGGAGGAAACTTCATTACAAACCACtg GATGACGGTGGAGGACTCAAGGAAGCTTCTGCCTGCTGAAATTTATCCTTCCTGGGTCGTTTTCTCCGAGCGTCAGA AGTTGACTTGGCTGAACCATCACTTGACAAAGATCTGGCCTTATGTTGATGAG GCAGCTTCGGAGCTTATAAGAGCATCCGTGGAGCTGATTCTCGAGCAATATAGATCTGCCGTTGTGGCCTCCTTGACATTTTCTAAGCTTACTCTCGGTACCGTGGCACCCCAATTTAcag GTGTTTCCATTGTCGAAGATGATGAAAATGGGATGACCATGGAACTTGATATGAATTGGGACGGAAATCCTAATATAGTACTTGGCATCAAGACCTTA GAGACAATTGAGGAAGTTCAAAGACTGGCTTATGTAACTTTCGGTGGTTGGTTTGATAATATGAGCAGTATCCGTCGTGGTAACCAG AGGAAGAGACAGAGACAATGGCTGCTGAGATCGAGGTTGTTGATAGACCAAATGATGAAGGTGAGATGTTCACCCGACCTGTTAAACTCAGTGACCGCCTTCCTCAACCATACTCCAATGAGTCAGCCGCAAGGTTCGCCAATGGATGAGCGTATCCACCTGACCTAA
- the LOC108834719 gene encoding uncharacterized protein LOC108834719 isoform X4 yields MKLSSVSESVKTNGAAAVPSAPVEPALQIGVSSGDVNSVKPKDETAASSGPVKPVVLTGVSSGDVNRCLFRELIWYKKGLVKWLEEEGGFSNSLSGGNFITNHWMTVEDSRKLLPAEIYPSWVVFSERQKLTWLNHHLTKIWPYVDEAASELIRASVELILEQYRSAVVASLTFSKLTLGTVAPQFTGVSIVEDDENGMTMELDMNWDGNPNIVLGIKTLVGDSLPVHDCILSSYDHAFSVLNLHTLPHMIFLYFLLVNTYIGDN; encoded by the exons ATGAAGTTATCCAGTGTATCTGAGTCAGTGAAAACGAACGGCGCTGCGGCGGTCCCCTCGGCTCCGGTCGAACCCGCACTCCAAATCGGTGTCTCTTCCGGCGATGTGAACTCGGTGAAACCAAAAGACGAGACAGCTGCCTCCTCCGGTCCGGTTAAACCAGTCGTCCTAACCGGTGTCTCCTCCGGTGATGTCAACCGGTGTCTCTTCCG GGAGTTGATTTGGTACAAAAAGGGATTGGTCAAATGGTTGGAGGAGGAGGGCGGTTTCTCCAACAGCCTTTCAGGAGGAAACTTCATTACAAACCACtg GATGACGGTGGAGGACTCAAGGAAGCTTCTGCCTGCTGAAATTTATCCTTCCTGGGTCGTTTTCTCCGAGCGTCAGA AGTTGACTTGGCTGAACCATCACTTGACAAAGATCTGGCCTTATGTTGATGAG GCAGCTTCGGAGCTTATAAGAGCATCCGTGGAGCTGATTCTCGAGCAATATAGATCTGCCGTTGTGGCCTCCTTGACATTTTCTAAGCTTACTCTCGGTACCGTGGCACCCCAATTTAcag GTGTTTCCATTGTCGAAGATGATGAAAATGGGATGACCATGGAACTTGATATGAATTGGGACGGAAATCCTAATATAGTACTTGGCATCAAGACCTTAGTTGGTGATTCTCTTCCAGTTCATGATTGCATTCTCAGCTCTTATGACCATGCTTTTTCAGTTCTCAACCTACATACACTTCCTCACATgattttcctttattttcttttggttaacaCTTATATAGGAGACAATTGA
- the LOC108834719 gene encoding synaptotagmin-5 isoform X6: MKLSSVSESVKTNGAAAVPSAPVEPALQIGVSSGDVNSVKPKDETAASSGPVKPVVLTGVSSGDVNRCLFRELIWYKKGLVKWLEEEGGFSNSLSGGNFITNHWMTVEDSRKLLPAEIYPSWVVFSERQKLTWLNHHLTKIWPYVDEAASELIRASVELILEQYRSAVVASLTFSKLTLGTVAPQFTGVSIVEDDENGMTMELDMNWDGNPNIVLGIKTLVGDN, translated from the exons ATGAAGTTATCCAGTGTATCTGAGTCAGTGAAAACGAACGGCGCTGCGGCGGTCCCCTCGGCTCCGGTCGAACCCGCACTCCAAATCGGTGTCTCTTCCGGCGATGTGAACTCGGTGAAACCAAAAGACGAGACAGCTGCCTCCTCCGGTCCGGTTAAACCAGTCGTCCTAACCGGTGTCTCCTCCGGTGATGTCAACCGGTGTCTCTTCCG GGAGTTGATTTGGTACAAAAAGGGATTGGTCAAATGGTTGGAGGAGGAGGGCGGTTTCTCCAACAGCCTTTCAGGAGGAAACTTCATTACAAACCACtg GATGACGGTGGAGGACTCAAGGAAGCTTCTGCCTGCTGAAATTTATCCTTCCTGGGTCGTTTTCTCCGAGCGTCAGA AGTTGACTTGGCTGAACCATCACTTGACAAAGATCTGGCCTTATGTTGATGAG GCAGCTTCGGAGCTTATAAGAGCATCCGTGGAGCTGATTCTCGAGCAATATAGATCTGCCGTTGTGGCCTCCTTGACATTTTCTAAGCTTACTCTCGGTACCGTGGCACCCCAATTTAcag GTGTTTCCATTGTCGAAGATGATGAAAATGGGATGACCATGGAACTTGATATGAATTGGGACGGAAATCCTAATATAGTACTTGGCATCAAGACCTTAGTTG GAGACAATTGA
- the LOC108834719 gene encoding synaptotagmin-5 isoform X5 — protein MSFTSLISECAELIWYKKGLVKWLEEEGGFSNSLSGGNFITNHWMTVEDSRKLLPAEIYPSWVVFSERQKLTWLNHHLTKIWPYVDEAASELIRASVELILEQYRSAVVASLTFSKLTLGTVAPQFTGVSIVEDDENGMTMELDMNWDGNPNIVLGIKTLETIEEVQRLAYVTFGGWFDNMSSIRRGNQVYQQLCASCHSMSFISYRDLVGVAYTEEETETMAAEIEVVDRPNDEGEMFTRPVKLSDRLPQPYSNESAARFANG, from the exons ATGTCATTCACATCCTTAATCAGTGAATGCGC GGAGTTGATTTGGTACAAAAAGGGATTGGTCAAATGGTTGGAGGAGGAGGGCGGTTTCTCCAACAGCCTTTCAGGAGGAAACTTCATTACAAACCACtg GATGACGGTGGAGGACTCAAGGAAGCTTCTGCCTGCTGAAATTTATCCTTCCTGGGTCGTTTTCTCCGAGCGTCAGA AGTTGACTTGGCTGAACCATCACTTGACAAAGATCTGGCCTTATGTTGATGAG GCAGCTTCGGAGCTTATAAGAGCATCCGTGGAGCTGATTCTCGAGCAATATAGATCTGCCGTTGTGGCCTCCTTGACATTTTCTAAGCTTACTCTCGGTACCGTGGCACCCCAATTTAcag GTGTTTCCATTGTCGAAGATGATGAAAATGGGATGACCATGGAACTTGATATGAATTGGGACGGAAATCCTAATATAGTACTTGGCATCAAGACCTTA GAGACAATTGAGGAAGTTCAAAGACTGGCTTATGTAACTTTCGGTGGTTGGTTTGATAATATGAGCAGTATCCGTCGTGGTAACCAGGTTTATCAGCAACTTTGTGCCTCTTGCCACTCCATGTCTTTCATCTCATACCGTGATTTGGTGGGTGTTGCTTACACAGAGGAAGAGACAGAGACAATGGCTGCTGAGATCGAGGTTGTTGATAGACCAAATGATGAAGGTGAGATGTTCACCCGACCTGTTAAACTCAGTGACCGCCTTCCTCAACCATACTCCAATGAGTCAGCCGCAAGGTTCGCCAATGGATGA
- the LOC108815528 gene encoding uncharacterized protein LOC108815528, with amino-acid sequence MEVLSRLLDKAESDGSFRLHPLCSSPKLTHLLFADDLLVFSDGSRASTAGIKSVMNQFKDWSGLDTNESKTEIFYGGYTNTQASVLSDLSGFRRSEFPTRYLGLPLSPKRISAATLQPFVDRITSKLHSWTVKFLSFAGKVTMIYSVICNMVNFWSSIFVLPK; translated from the coding sequence ATGGAGGTGCTGTCTCGTTTGCTTGACAAGGCAGAATCTGATGGTTCCTTTAGGCTACATCCGCTGTGCTCCTCCCCTAAGCTTACTCACTTACTGTTTGCGGATGACCTTTTGGTCTTTTCTGATGGGTCTCGTGCTTCTACGGCTGGGATCAAATCAGTTATGAATCAGTTTAAAGATTGGTCTGGACTGGATACTAATGAGTCTAAAACGGAGATATTTTATGGAGGTTATACAAACACTCAAGCTTCTGTGCTAAGTGATTTATCAGGTTTCAGACGTAGTGAGTTTCCGACAAGATATCTTGGTTTGCCTCTAAGCCCCAAAAGAATCTCGGCTGCTACTCTTCAGCCCTTCGTTGATCGTATAACCTCAAAGCTCCATTCCTGGACGGTCAAGTTTTTATCTTTTGCGGGCAAAGTTACGATGATATATTCGGTTATCTGCAATATGGTTAACTTCTGGAGTTCTATCTTTGTGCTTCCCAAATGA